DNA sequence from the Manihot esculenta cultivar AM560-2 chromosome 11, M.esculenta_v8, whole genome shotgun sequence genome:
GCATTTGAAGCTTGAAGGAGACATTAAAAAGCGCAACTCCATCAACTCTTTGGTGGTAGTATTTGATTTTGAaggctaaaattttaattattgttgtGGGAGTTTGCTTCTACCGCATTTTAAGTAGTTGGTtctttcaaattttcaaatagtactttttctttcttctaatTGGTTTTGAAAAATGGATTTTaagatttctaaaattttatttttaaatattgtattgacatgtaaatttaataaaatatcctTTATTTGTGTCTAAAAAAAGACTTGGTTGaaataaatagattaaaaaaataaaacttgttaaatttatttgatttgcaTTATTAAATAAAGTTGTGGTTCATGTATGGATTAATGGGTAGattgataaataaaaagaacAACTTAACTTATTAATATATAGCAACTTGAGGGGTTTGGACATATAAACGAGGATACAATGTCATAAGTAATTGCATAACATTATCATGATTTGGAGAAGTAaagtttaattttgaattggaaAAATCTAGATACATTAGAGGTTGTCTTTCCAATCAATTATGGTAGTTTAATTGAAAAGGGAAAAAATTAtggattttaattataataggtggtttatatatgaatataatattaaaattttaaaataataataataataaattaataatagcaatataatGGGTGATGGAAAAAATAAGAGGAGAAAATTGGAGTCAACCTGAGAAAAAAGTTTCTTGGAAGTTGTGATGGAATTAACATTGCATGTTGGTAAGCAATATTTCGTGGAAAATGCAGTCCTTTTGACAAATGACTACAACAACAAAGcatgtttaataataataattccaacaccaaatctcatgatattgaaattaatatcaataaaaaaatatttataatatttctcATTTGCATCACAAACATTAGAATTTTGAAGATTAATTAAGGGAATTGCCAGCAGATCTTttgaatcattttttttttttttaaatttttgagttGAATTGTAGATTCCAAAGGTGACTAGTTTTTGAGAAGTTGAAATTTAGGTCTAGGGAAGGTGTTGTCTCATAAGTCATACCCTaccaaatattattattttaaatcttaAACTATTTTCATCACCAATCAAGAAAGCTGGTTTTCTTTGCAATAATCACCCATTGCTTCATTATCCAACAAAAATCCAGTCATTGCCTTTGGCCCcaaaattaaaacaacaaatAAAATACCATTTCTCAATTAGCCAGCAGAAATACTTGGATTTTAGGGACGATTATTCCAAAGGATTGATACTTTAAGATAAATATtgtaaataaagtaaaatatatttttattaattgtttaaaTAGAGTTGCTACTTCTTTATCCTCATCAACTTTATAGTGgttgattaaaaaattttggttaGTGGAGCATCATCAATTAccctttgtttatttatttaatattgcaaataaatatttaaaatttttattattaataagtttagtcattaataataatgataataacacAGGGATCTCATCCTTCATTCttctttattattgaaaaaatatgaaaatatttattaatttttataaatattttatttattaattttaactattaaatatttttaaaagatttaaaatacttttaaagtctaattaatatatttttataaaattaaaatattaattaatgattttttaaaataaaattttaaataataaataaaattataaaataataattaataaactttcttcTATCACACgatctaaataataaattttaaaaaaattaaaatccacCAGGAGAtcttgaaatatatattttttaaaagaaaaagaatgtgATCTTTCAACGTTTAGGTCCACCGCCACCTCCCTCCCGGCCCTACTCGTACTCTGATATATTCCCCTCCTCCTCTCCTCCTTTTCCCCACCACCACCACTCGCACACAACCCTCTGTCACCCACCGTTTCTCCTTTTAGATCTTCGGCTTCTCCCCCTCAATCTCAATCTCAATCACTATCCCAAATTTTTCTCGCAGTCATGAATTTCCTATTTCTTCACCAAACCTTTCATCCAAACTTCTGTAATTCCTATTTCACTTTCTTGTAACACTTCCtactttttcattttcttctagtTTTTTCCACTGCCAAGATGTTTTGGGTATccaaaattttatctttatattCAAGCTGTAAAGTTTATTTCTTTTAGTCAGTCAATGTGGTTCTTGAAAATGTTTTTTGTCCACAAACTTACCATCGTTGTATTTAATGTTTACACCTCTTAGTCCACTTTcttgatttcttttcttttcacttCTTTGGATGTCAAAAATTCTTGCATGTGAAGATGGATCTAATACAATCTACATCCGGTGGTGGTGTTGGCGGTCAGATTTAGTGATACCCATTAAAACGGACTGCCGAGTTGATTACGCCAATGAAAAGGTCAGTTCGTCCACTCTTTAGCATTCTGTTGCTGATTGTGTTTGCTATTACCCTTAGCTGCCGGATCCTAATCCGCCGTAGAGGCGGCGGTTTCAGCTCAAGTGAGCTCGAAACCATTGTCATAGTTCAACCACCAATCCCAGTTTTCAACTCTACACTGCTGAAATATGCAGCTATTGATATAGGTGAAGCTCAAGCAAAACAAGAAATAGAGCATTTGTTAGAAGGTAACTTTGCTAGTCAAGCAAGGTATAGAACCTTTGCTTCTTGGCGAAGGTTCAATCACCATGATACTAGAGCTAGCTCATCCAGAGGCATCCCTGTAATGCTCAGGTCACCACAGTTCTATCGATATTGGCTAGATTTTAGAAGGGTACTGCATGATTGGGCTCGAGCCAAAAGATATCAAGCTGATATAATGAATGAGTTGATAAGCCTGGTGAAGAATCCACTTGATGGGCAAAAAGGATCAGTGGGTTCAAACAGCAAGTACAGTTCTTGTGCTGTGGTGGGAAACAGTGGGATTCTGTTGAAAAAAGATTATGGGGATTTGATTGATAGCCATGAGATTGTTATCAGATTGAACAATGCAAGAACAGGAAGATATCAGCAACATGTTGGGTCTAAAACTAATATCTCCTTTGTAAATAGCAATATATTGCATCTTTGTGCCAGGAGAATAGGATGTTTTTGTCACCCATATGGGGCTAACGTCCCCattgttatgtatgtttgtcAACCTGTCCATTTCTTGGATTATACCATTTGTAATTCGTCTCACAGGGCGCCCTTGATTGTCACTGATCCACGTTTTGATATAATGTGTGCAAGGATTGTGAAGTATTACTCTTTGAAACGATTCGTAGAGGAGACTGGGAAGTCATATGATGAATGGAGCTCTGCACATGATGGTTCCATGTTTCATTACTCTTCTGGTTTTCAAGCTGTAATGCTGGCCCTTGGGATTTGTGATAAAGTTAGTGTTTTTGGCTTTGGAAAATCAACTTTGGCTAAGCACCATTATCATACTAATCAAAAGGGCGAGCTCAAGTTGCATGATTATGAAGCAGAGTATGACTTTTATCATGACCTTTCGCATACTCCTCGAGCAATTCCATTCATTTCGGACAAGTTCCAGTTTCCCCCCGTGGTAATTTATCAATGAATTTTTGCCAGTTGGATCTTTTGTTTCCAGCTCAAATGCTGTAATTGTAATCACTTCAACAAGACAGTTGGAGATTTCTGTTTCATATTCATATACCATCCCAAGGTGATTTACAATCTGTTAGGCCATTGCATGAAGTGTTCCAACAGAAAACCAAAACGATTGCATGCACATGATCATATTAAAGCTACTACATCAGAGAGATGATTTTATGCAACAAAATCCGTCAACTTCTCGGTGAGCTTCCGATTAAAATCCTTCTACACCATGCAAGACAACAGCAGAAGCATTGGACAAAAAGATCTTCTTCCAGAGGAACAAAAAGCCTTCTTAGCTCACTTCTCCTTGTGGCTCTGCAGTGTCCATCACAGCATCCTTCTCCTCGTACTTGACTCCCACCAGGAACCTTATTCTTGTCTGCAATTCCAGCGAAGTAATGAATCTTGGAAGCTAAATGGAAGTGTTAAGAGAGAACATCATTAGTACCTGTTTGGGATCGTAGACAGCATACTCATTGTATTCCAGGGGGCTATCTTTATGTTCCGACGGTATCAAGCGACCACAAGGAACCTTGATGTCACCTTCCCACATGAAGTGTTCTGATTCATCTGTTTTCTTTCTCCCCAATCCCTTTACTCCAATCTTCTTCTCTTCTAATGATTTTGTATCCTGAGTCATCAAGTAGAGAATTTTTAGGAATCTTGTTTGTTAATACAAATTACAATTTAGAAATGGAAACCAACTTGCCTCTGGTACGCTCGAAACCTCAGTAATATTATCTCCTTGGGAAACAACAGCAAGAACTAAGAATCCTTCTGGTCTATCTACAGCAGTAAAACCATATCTAGCAGCTTCTGCTGCAGCATCAGAACAAACAAGTGCCTTGCCAAACTACCAAAACAACCCATTTTGTTAGACTTCAGAATaatcgaaaaatatttttgttgatGATTGATTGATTTTACCATATAACCAGGCACAGGAAGAGAACATGTAGCTGGCAAGAATCCTTTTTTCAAATGCCTTAACAAGTTTGAGCTTCTAGTTCCTACAAGACAAAAACGAAGCTGAGTTGCCCCACAGTCGAGACAAGCGAAGTTAACATTATTATGAATTGCGACAGAGATCTCACCACACCACAAAAGGACTTTGTTAGGCAACTTCTTTATTTCATCCATTGAAGGGCAGGCACTTGGCTCAACAGCAAAAACATTCTCAACTGATACTCCATAATCCTAAGTCAAAATAATTAGACAAAACAAATGCATTATCATCTGTTAACAAGATAATGTCCAAACTTCAAGTTTGAGTGGTCTCACAATGTCTCCAACTTTGATGGGTTCATAAGTTTTCTCCAGGTACTTCACAATCATTTTGTAGTCATCAGAGTCATTCTCAACTGGAGAAATTGAGCACCCCAAATTGTTGTATCGATCCGAGAGCGGGTCATCAAGGGTTGAGCCAGACATATCTCCCACAAGATGCGAGGCTACAGTTATGTCTCGGACAGTCTCGAATGCTGCTACCACCTGCAAAATAAATCCATGATCAGAAATATTGATTTGAAGAACTTCTGTAGCATGTCTGGAGTTGATAAAAACGCCTGTATTGGGTTTACATTATCTGCAAGTTCTTCATAGTCCCTCAGGATCAAAGGTCTAGTAGAGTGCATAAGAGTAAACCATCTCTGGCTGTAATCCGACCAAACTGCCTCAGACTTTTGCCCAGTGCCTTTAATTGGCTTCACTGCTTCTACAAACTGAACTACGACCTCCTCACCTGATGTGATGAGTTTATGCATATATATCAGGTGATCAGTTTATTCGCATACATGAGTGCGAGAGCGAATCGATGCAAAGGAAGCAGCGAGAAGCAAAAAATGCTCACATCTTCTCAAGTGGACATTGGAGAGCATCCCCACTGGAAGATCAGGGGGGTCTAAACCCATCTCCATCATTGCATACCTGTTCCGAGAGTTAAGACAGGATTCGAAGCACTCATTTGAAACTGAATGTGCAGGAAGCAAACTGGGAAGGACTTTATACCTATAGATCTCCTGACTgcacaaaaccttcataaaatttGCAACCTTGGATTCAAGGTTGCAATGTGTTGCTGCAACTCCCAGCTGTCTTAGTCCAAGCCCTCCGTGTCTCACATCAACTCCATCATCCTATGGAAAAAAATCCCATCAAGCATGAGGCCATAGCTAATCCAGAACATAAACTGGAACACATAGCATGAATAAGTCCATAAGAAACAGATTTAACTGCACCATGTCAACAGGATAGAATTTTAATAGTTTCTTTTCGATCTTTTTCTCCCTTTCCCATGGCTCAAATTCATTTCCTGTAACTTCTTCAAAGAGCCTTGTAAACTCCTTAATAGCATTATCCACATTTTCCCACTCTTCAAGCCTCTCCTCCGCTCTGGAGTCATCACCTATTCTCCCTTTCTTGTAGTATAGATGCAAGTTACTCTCTGGTACAGAGATTAGTTGCATTACACAGTATCTACACCAAAACACACAGAAGATGAATCTACGACTCGCAGAAGGTCGATTGAAAGAACAATAATTCTAAAGAGTTCTTCCACAGTACTCGTTTATTTCTCGTCCCATGTCGCAGAGGGAGAAGGCACAGTTGTACAATATCCCATCTCTCTCGAATATCTGCCCACCTCGTTCCTGCAATTTAGTGTCTTTATGGACTCCTCTTTTACCGTATACTTTGATCTGCATTCAGAGACagttttctgattaaaattggCAAGATGGGATCACTCTTGCAAGTCAAAGGAGTTTAGAGTTTATATTTACTTCGGCCGCCAGCGACTCGAGAGCTTCTTCACTGGCTTCTCGCTTATCCCATGGGATTCCTTTGCCCTCCACAGCAAGATCAGAGACGACATCATAAGCTTCCAGGGGCTGTAGTTCTTGCTTCTCTATGCTTTCGAGAAGCCATGCTTCTCTCACAACAGGTATGCCCCTCTCCCTTCAAAAGGGATTCAATGTAAATGTAAATGTTAATATTATGCTGTGTTCAATTCACAAAGCCTAAAGAAACTTCTATGCTCACATTGCTTCTGATAGCTTGGAAGAACCGCCACGTTCTCGCTCAGCCGGTGAAACAACCAGGCAATTCACCCCTGCAGAAGTTTAGGCAAAAATGCTCAAGAGAGAAAAACAGAATTGAAATCCAAACCAATTCAAAGCAAACTGTCAAAGGAAAAGTTACCAATAACAGAATTGGCGACCTTCCCTCCATTTTTCTCAATGATCTTTTTCCAGTAATGCTGCATGAATCAATGAGACACTCATCTAATTAGCAATGTAGCGCTAATATATCACAAATGATCAACTTAGCATTGCTGCTGCAATTTCAATGGAGTTCCAACCTGCTATTTTAGATTTCTATACAACCACTCTCTAATGACGTCTAATTAAAATAATGCTTTTCTCAGTAGCAGCTTAAATACTAATGCCAAACAAATCCTTAAAAGACTGCTTTTCAGAAAAGTGCTTTCTGAAGCAATGGAAAATGGACATCAAGAAACAAAACCATGGGAAGAATAGTACATACATGGGTTCGAGAAAGACGGCCAGATAAAGAAATCATCATTCCAGCAAAAGGCTTGGCCGGAGCACCTAAGTCCCGATGAGGCCGGCGGCTGGGCTCCTGATACTTCTTAAGCAACTAAAAAAGACAGAATAAAGAGGACTCCACAGAATGACTCACAACTATCGACACACAAAGCAGAAAAAACTTAtcatgatagaaaatgaagaaaaattaattacatcTGCAATAGGGGTGTTTAGAACAGAATCTGGTAATTTGATTGGTTCCTCTTTCCTCGGTGGATTACTTGTCTTGAAAGTGCAACTAGACCACTCACTATAAGATCCTTTGCAAGAATACCTCGTACCATCAAATTCCAAATTGCAGTCACATAATGGACATTTCCCTAGTGCTCCCAGAAACAGCAAATCTTGGCTGTTCAAAATGAACATAATCAATACATTATCCAAGCTAATTACTTTCACTGACAATGTCCAAATGGCTAATACTTGGAATCAACTAACCATTTAGTGGTAACAGACCCATCAGAGCCAGAGGAATCTTGGTCATTCATCTCTAGTATTTCTCGCATTTGAGCAACAGAGAGATGCTCTCTAACGGATTTACAGAAATCCTCAAACTCTCTAGCAATGTCTGCCTTAGTTTTCCCATTAGCACGATCAGTTTCATGTTCGGATTTAGCCTTCTTCGGAGATTGTTCTCCATCATGTCCCTTGTTCTCTGCCTTCTGCTTCCTTGTCATCACTTTTCCTTCATCAGCAGCTGAGGCATGAGCTTGAGACTTTGTTTCATGGACCTTCACATTTCCATGCAACATAATCAACCAGCTAGTTTTGGGAGTTCAGTATGCAGTCTCCTAATTTCTACAACCTTAATTACGTAGAAATCAATCAAACCTAGTTCCCCCaaatcaacaaaataaaattttatttatgttcattcaaagataatataattaaaaacaatATCGATATGATAATTCAACTGGGTATTTTTCCTAGTTGCAGGATAAATGAAAATACAGAGAAAATAAACAAGAGATGAAGCAGCAACGAACCTTCATATTAGTTTTGTGGCTACAGAGATCAACTATTAACTAAGCTATTTTGAGATGATCTGCAGAATCCTTGTTGCCGCAGGAACAACATACGTCCTAAATAGACACGTAAAATGCTTGAGTAGCAAACACCATAGCTGCTGTGTCTTCCCAGCAAGACAACGTGTGTACTAAGCTTTATACTCGGTTGCCACGTGTCCAACTGGGTGCATTTGTTGACATGTGGTGATTTTGTAGTCAGTCTCCAGGGTTTATGTGGTTTTAGCGTATGCAtccatatatacatatatcataaaatattttaaagattaaTATATGACGAAAAGAACACATCTATTTCTCATTAAAtggtaaatatttattaaataaaatttaactattatatatgttaatatataaatttaatttaatttaattttttttggaaGAGTATTTTATATCTGTTAAATAGTGAAGAAAGCGATTTCCTTAGCGGTTTGAAACTTGGCAGGTTCTTGGCTGGATGGACAAACACCTGGATACATAAGCAATGCAGACATGGACTGGACCCTCTCCTCTGGATTATACGTCTGCTGTTTTCTAGCTTATGAAAAGATGGTAGTGTGCATAGTAAGTAGGCATGCCAAATCTATTCTTTAttaattagaatttaaatataatttatcttgaAATATTTTATGATCATGCACGTGTCTATGCTTTTCCTTTTGCGTATGTTGATTCGGAGCACTTCAATAAAATGAATATATCAATATATAAAACTAGTCCAACTACTATAATTCTTCATAAATAGTATTATAGGATTAGTTATGAATGTATTATGCAATGTTTTAAAATCCTATCCAATCAATTAGCAAAGCCAAAAAAAGATTACAATTTAATtgctaattattaaataatgatGTTAacgataaatattaaaaaagtaatagaaaaatatataatttttgctTTTTCTCCGACAAAGCATAGTGGAGGACCCTAATCttcagaaaaataaacaaaaagaaaacaCATTTTTTTCGCCATTCAACTTTATATAGTTGGTAAAGCTTACCTCAAAAGtaacataaatataaataaataaataaataaaaatttcaactcCATTCATTATAGTCTACGTGCCTTGTTTGAAATCAAGGGATCGTAAAATCTTATATTCACACAGTAACCCCAAAAGTTTTATAATTCAATCATCTACgtacaataatatattattattttttaaaaaaatatttgcctCTAAATTCACATCTTAAATTGGACtgttgataaaaatatataaatatatttataaaaaaacagTGATGAGTGTAGGACTGCAAAATCAACTAATGCCTAATCATGCATTCTGATGTTATGTCCATCTAATCTAATCTAATCTAATCTATGGGTTGTTGGGTGTTTGATTTGGTGATATTGGACTCTTGCTAACTTGTTCATTTTGCCTTTTGACAATTAATACACACAAAACTTTTCATATCTATTGCTACTTTGAAATTAAGTTTTCTTAATTTCTACATTGATTTAAGCTTCTATatattaatctatttataaagaaaatttaaaattattcaacaaaatatttataatgttGCTTAAAAAATAGAGTTAAATTTGATTAGAATACCAAAATATATATCAAGTATTAGACTATGGCTAAGGAAAATTAATGCTAGAGGATTAACAATTTCAGAAACTCATTGAATGTCCTTAAATTCTTGCATACATCATGCATTTAGTTGATAATActtggaaaaatattttaatatattttttaactctacttttttattttcaaaaagcgataatatttaaaataaaaaccatTTAATTTCTTCTTATGGAGTATATTGACCCTTGTGTCAATATATAATAAGCCTAACAAAAACATATGGGTAGGTGAAATTTTGCTTTTCATTATGTACCTTTAATttacatataataataattaattaatttttaaagtaaagtttattaatatatatttaaagtgaagttttattaacaaaataataatagtctttttaaaaacaaaagaaagattAAAATTCACATTTTCTACGTCTTTTTTATAAGCATTCACATTTTATACATTAGTGATTAATTCTCAtaataacattaaaattcaatttgtgTCCAACTCTCCCTACTCCTAActaataaataactaaataaaatctATATAGAGACtatgaaatattaatttagtAAAAGATTGATAaacttaatataataatattaaaattatatgcaaATTTGTAATATGAAGATCTTTCAAATTTGAAAAGAATCATTATCTTTTTAATGGGCATGatcaaattaattagaaaaaatcatATGCGAAATTCtaaaatctcaaatttaattagggtaagaatctaataaaaaaagaaatctaCCCATATTTCCATGGTGGaagttgaatatatatatatataataataacaacTCAAATTAAAGTAGAAGACAACAAACAAAATCATCACTATAATATTAATGAAAAGATTACCAGTTAATTAGCAATGAAGCGAACAAATTTTCTCCATTAAATCTTGGAGAGTTGAGATCATCACAAAAAGCTTGAATATTCTACTCATCAAGCAGAAGAAAATTCATCAACTTCATCACCATTTCAGAAGGTAATCATCTTCTTTATTATTAAT
Encoded proteins:
- the LOC110625472 gene encoding beta-1,6-galactosyltransferase GALT29A, producing the protein MKRSVRPLFSILLLIVFAITLSCRILIRRRGGGFSSSELETIVIVQPPIPVFNSTLLKYAAIDIGEAQAKQEIEHLLEGNFASQARYRTFASWRRFNHHDTRASSSRGIPVMLRSPQFYRYWLDFRRVLHDWARAKRYQADIMNELISLVKNPLDGQKGSVGSNSKYSSCAVVGNSGILLKKDYGDLIDSHEIVIRLNNARTGRYQQHVGSKTNISFVNSNILHLCARRIGCFCHPYGANVPIVMYVCQPVHFLDYTICNSSHRAPLIVTDPRFDIMCARIVKYYSLKRFVEETGKSYDEWSSAHDGSMFHYSSGFQAVMLALGICDKVSVFGFGKSTLAKHHYHTNQKGELKLHDYEAEYDFYHDLSHTPRAIPFISDKFQFPPVVIYQ
- the LOC110625473 gene encoding protein ADP-ribosyltransferase PARP3, giving the protein MLHGNVKVHETKSQAHASAADEGKVMTRKQKAENKGHDGEQSPKKAKSEHETDRANGKTKADIAREFEDFCKSVREHLSVAQMREILEMNDQDSSGSDGSVTTKCQDLLFLGALGKCPLCDCNLEFDGTRYSCKGSYSEWSSCTFKTSNPPRKEEPIKLPDSVLNTPIADLLKKYQEPSRRPHRDLGAPAKPFAGMMISLSGRLSRTHHYWKKIIEKNGGKVANSVIGVNCLVVSPAERERGGSSKLSEAMERGIPVVREAWLLESIEKQELQPLEAYDVVSDLAVEGKGIPWDKREASEEALESLAAEIKVYGKRGVHKDTKLQERGGQIFERDGILYNCAFSLCDMGREINEYCVMQLISVPESNLHLYYKKGRIGDDSRAEERLEEWENVDNAIKEFTRLFEEVTGNEFEPWEREKKIEKKLLKFYPVDMDDGVDVRHGGLGLRQLGVAATHCNLESKVANFMKVLCSQEIYRYAMMEMGLDPPDLPVGMLSNVHLRRCEEVVVQFVEAVKPIKGTGQKSEAVWSDYSQRWFTLMHSTRPLILRDYEELADNVVAAFETVRDITVASHLVGDMSGSTLDDPLSDRYNNLGCSISPVENDSDDYKMIVKYLEKTYEPIKVGDIDYGVSVENVFAVEPSACPSMDEIKKLPNKVLLWCGTRSSNLLRHLKKGFLPATCSLPVPGYMFGKALVCSDAAAEAARYGFTAVDRPEGFLVLAVVSQGDNITEVSSVPEDTKSLEEKKIGVKGLGRKKTDESEHFMWEGDIKVPCGRLIPSEHKDSPLEYNEYAVYDPKQTRIRFLVGVKYEEKDAVMDTAEPQGEVS